A part of Chitinimonas koreensis genomic DNA contains:
- a CDS encoding patatin-like phospholipase family protein, with product MCTDGRLHQHAAPPPVIPPATPVPIPQPRLGLALGGGAAKGFAHIGVIKVLEGQGLAPAVVSGTSAGSVVGALYASGMDGFALQERSFSLDEAQVRDFGFGGSGLVKGEKLQDYVNDLVKKRPLEKLGKPFAAVSTELDTGRRVVFSRGNTGQAVRASCSIPGVFQPVLIAGKRYVDGGVVSPVPVDAARELGADLVIAVDISAKAQNGKPVDGIAGILGQTVTIMGQRLGEQELARAEVVIRPRVGKIGAADFDLKHSAILEGERAAQSALPAIREAIAKWQAARMQTASAAAK from the coding sequence ATGTGCACTGATGGGCGCCTGCACCAGCATGCAGCCCCCCCGCCCGTCATCCCGCCAGCGACGCCGGTACCCATCCCCCAGCCCCGCCTCGGCCTCGCCCTCGGCGGCGGCGCCGCCAAGGGCTTCGCCCATATCGGCGTGATCAAGGTGCTCGAAGGCCAGGGCCTCGCCCCGGCCGTGGTGTCCGGCACCAGCGCCGGCAGCGTGGTCGGCGCGCTGTACGCCAGCGGGATGGACGGCTTCGCGCTGCAGGAGCGCTCGTTCTCGCTCGACGAGGCCCAGGTGCGCGACTTCGGCTTCGGCGGCAGCGGGCTGGTCAAGGGCGAGAAGCTGCAGGACTACGTCAACGACCTGGTCAAGAAGCGGCCGCTGGAGAAGCTCGGCAAGCCGTTCGCCGCGGTCAGCACCGAGCTCGACACCGGCCGCCGCGTGGTGTTCTCGCGCGGCAACACCGGCCAGGCGGTGCGCGCCTCCTGCAGCATCCCCGGGGTGTTCCAGCCGGTGCTGATCGCCGGCAAGCGCTACGTCGACGGCGGCGTGGTCAGCCCGGTGCCGGTCGACGCGGCGCGCGAGCTCGGCGCCGACCTGGTGATCGCGGTCGATATCTCGGCCAAGGCGCAGAACGGCAAGCCGGTCGACGGCATCGCCGGCATCCTCGGCCAGACCGTCACCATCATGGGCCAGCGCCTGGGCGAGCAGGAGCTGGCACGCGCCGAGGTGGTGATCCGGCCGCGCGTCGGCAAGATCGGCGCAGCCGACTTCGACCTCAAGCACAGCGCCATCCTCGAAGGCGAGCGCGCGGCGCAGAGCGCGCTGCCGGCCATCCGCGAGGCGATCGCCAAGTGGCAGGCGGCACGCATGCAGACCGCATCGGCAGCGGCCAAATGA
- a CDS encoding glycine zipper domain-containing protein, which translates to MVGGALGGAAGSAIGYQMDGRDGAIVGAALGGALGVAIGSQHSRREVVVERPAYYRPVRETVIYRPAPPPRRVVVVDRYYRDRYYRDRGWHRGWDDRRYDRHDRHDHDRWDRDDRRHWRD; encoded by the coding sequence GTGGTCGGTGGCGCACTCGGCGGTGCGGCCGGCTCGGCGATCGGTTACCAGATGGACGGCCGCGACGGCGCCATCGTCGGCGCGGCGCTCGGCGGCGCGCTCGGTGTCGCGATCGGCAGCCAGCACTCGCGCCGCGAAGTGGTGGTCGAGCGTCCGGCCTACTACCGCCCGGTGCGCGAGACCGTGATCTACCGTCCGGCCCCGCCGCCGCGCCGCGTGGTGGTGGTCGACCGCTATTACCGCGACCGCTACTACCGCGACCGCGGCTGGCATCGCGGCTGGGACGATCGCCGCTACGACCGTCACGACCGCCATGACCACGACCGCTGGGATCGCGACGATCGCCGCCACTGGCGCGATTGA
- a CDS encoding pseudouridine synthase translates to MPHKPLPLERLLQSQGFGSRKDCRFLVGAGRVAVDGVPCRDAAAPFVPEGRVLTVDGQDWPWRERLYLALDKPAGYECSRQPQHHHPVLALLPAHFAARGVQPVGRLDADTTGLLLLSDDGAWAHGLNSPRRHVAKTYRVDVRHPVDDELVARLLTGVQLHDEPAPLAALACARIDEQVLELVIDQGKYHQVKRMVAAAGNRVDALRRIAVGGLRLGEGELAGLEAGRWRELGPAALALLGEGRA, encoded by the coding sequence ATGCCGCACAAACCGCTCCCGCTCGAACGCCTGCTGCAATCGCAGGGCTTCGGCAGCCGCAAGGACTGCCGCTTCCTGGTCGGCGCCGGCCGGGTGGCGGTCGATGGGGTGCCCTGCCGCGACGCGGCGGCGCCATTCGTGCCGGAGGGCCGGGTGCTGACGGTGGACGGCCAGGATTGGCCCTGGCGCGAGCGGCTCTACCTGGCGCTCGACAAGCCGGCCGGCTACGAATGCTCGCGCCAGCCGCAGCACCATCACCCGGTGCTGGCGCTATTGCCGGCGCATTTCGCCGCGCGCGGCGTGCAGCCGGTCGGCCGACTCGACGCCGATACCACCGGCCTTTTGCTGCTCAGCGACGACGGCGCCTGGGCGCACGGCCTCAACTCGCCGCGCCGCCACGTGGCCAAGACCTACCGCGTCGACGTCCGCCACCCGGTCGACGATGAACTGGTGGCGCGCCTGCTGACCGGCGTGCAACTGCACGACGAGCCGGCGCCGCTGGCCGCGCTGGCCTGCGCGCGCATCGATGAGCAGGTGCTGGAACTGGTCATCGACCAGGGCAAATATCACCAGGTGAAGCGGATGGTGGCGGCCGCGGGCAACCGGGTCGACGCGCTGCGGCGCATTGCGGTGGGCGGACTGCGGCTGGGAGAAGGCGAGCTGGCCGGCCTGGAAGCCGGCCGCTGGCGCGAGCTGGGCCCGGCTGCGCTGGCGCTGCTGGGCGAGGGCCGGGCCTGA
- a CDS encoding glycosyltransferase family protein codes for MAWLEGKGLRMTYRAARMVLEEPRKLVKFLQSIRNFGILKAADKIRTSIATRQHVLDQINRPKLDFGGHAYILTTKHCHYIALLLQKSLHEAGIASSILYSPPADGYRDAVYFVICPQVFHRLPGRYIAYQMEQSVSSRWFTSKYISTLRKSIATLDYSKRNIAYLQTRGLSYQSLYYLPVSYLPGLVTASDSKSCDVVFYGDVKNARRRKILTELAQRFSVRVVNEVFGEELHQILATAKIVINIHYYENALLETTRIYECLSLGTLVVSEKSSDMDEHGELDGIVQFVDCGDVPAMSAAIEHWLGNEELRIAHIASYQDKLALHATRFNRYFFRFLLAQGLLDFFQYQALSHLAQEPIGPKVCLSLPETVARTASFVSNGVSDFQLYTGLRSTMGWVGCGLSYKSIAFKAKAQKLPYVIVCEDDVQFPLGFETRLVDILEFLEGRMDDWDIFSGLISDLSRDAKVLAIQEHGEERFVYLDRLVGAVFNIYNASMYDRMLSWSEHNLDMAKNTFDRFIDSEGGIRVITTVPFLVGHRENVTSTLWGFENTQYSDLIEASTNLLRDKVIAFKNAAD; via the coding sequence ATGGCATGGCTTGAGGGCAAGGGACTGCGGATGACTTACCGAGCAGCCCGAATGGTGCTGGAAGAGCCGCGCAAGCTTGTAAAATTCCTGCAGTCGATCCGGAATTTTGGCATTCTGAAGGCCGCGGACAAAATCCGGACCTCGATCGCAACCCGCCAGCACGTCCTAGATCAGATAAATCGACCGAAATTGGACTTCGGTGGCCATGCCTATATTTTGACGACAAAGCATTGTCATTATATCGCCCTTCTCCTGCAAAAGAGTCTGCACGAGGCGGGGATTGCATCCTCAATCCTTTATTCACCACCAGCCGATGGTTATCGGGATGCAGTGTATTTCGTCATCTGCCCTCAGGTCTTTCACAGACTACCTGGCAGATACATCGCTTACCAGATGGAGCAGTCCGTCAGTTCCAGATGGTTTACTTCGAAATATATCAGCACACTGCGGAAATCGATTGCCACCCTCGATTATTCGAAGAGGAATATAGCTTATCTACAGACGCGCGGGTTGAGTTATCAGAGTCTCTACTATCTACCGGTCAGTTATCTGCCGGGACTCGTCACGGCGAGCGACTCTAAATCTTGCGACGTCGTTTTTTATGGAGACGTAAAGAACGCCCGGCGAAGGAAAATACTGACCGAGCTGGCGCAACGCTTCTCGGTCAGAGTCGTCAATGAAGTTTTTGGTGAAGAGCTTCATCAAATCCTTGCTACGGCCAAGATCGTAATCAATATTCACTATTATGAAAACGCACTTCTGGAGACTACCCGGATTTATGAATGCCTGTCACTTGGCACGTTAGTCGTATCAGAGAAAAGTTCCGATATGGACGAGCACGGGGAGCTGGACGGCATCGTCCAATTCGTGGATTGCGGTGATGTGCCGGCCATGAGTGCCGCCATCGAACATTGGCTAGGTAACGAAGAACTGCGTATTGCACATATTGCATCCTACCAAGACAAGCTTGCATTACACGCGACACGCTTCAATCGATATTTCTTCCGTTTCTTGCTCGCCCAGGGTCTGCTCGATTTTTTCCAATACCAAGCACTCAGTCACCTCGCCCAAGAGCCGATCGGTCCAAAGGTCTGTCTGAGTCTTCCTGAAACTGTTGCTCGCACAGCATCGTTCGTGTCGAATGGCGTATCGGATTTCCAGTTATATACCGGACTTAGGAGTACGATGGGCTGGGTCGGCTGCGGACTGAGTTATAAATCGATCGCATTCAAGGCAAAGGCCCAGAAGCTCCCTTATGTCATCGTTTGCGAGGATGACGTCCAATTTCCACTCGGCTTCGAAACGCGCCTGGTAGACATATTGGAATTCCTGGAGGGGCGCATGGACGACTGGGACATCTTTTCAGGGCTGATATCCGACTTGTCACGGGACGCCAAAGTCTTGGCCATTCAGGAACATGGCGAGGAAAGATTTGTCTATCTGGACCGACTGGTAGGCGCCGTATTCAATATCTATAATGCTTCGATGTATGATCGAATGCTATCCTGGAGTGAGCATAATCTCGACATGGCAAAGAATACTTTCGATCGATTTATCGACTCCGAAGGTGGCATACGAGTAATCACTACGGTGCCTTTCCTGGTCGGACATCGGGAAAATGTTACATCGACGCTTTGGGGTTTCGAAAACACACAATATAGTGACCTGATTGAGGCCAGCACGAACCTGCTCCGGGATAAGGTCATTGCGTTCAAAAATGCGGCTGACTAA
- a CDS encoding amidase, whose translation MQNYTDYDATALAELVRRRETTPAELLEAAIARCEVVNPALNAVIVPLFEQARAQAAGALPDGPFAGVPFLLKDLVATLAGAPLANGCKALKRRGWQPPHDSELVARFKSAGLLIFGKTNSPEFGLVGYTEPEAWGATRNPWSPAHTPGGSSGGSAAAVAAGIVPMAHGGDGGGSIRIPAGHCGLFGLKPSRGRVPLGPDHAEAWWGRCRRAS comes from the coding sequence ATGCAGAACTACACCGACTACGATGCCACCGCGCTGGCCGAACTGGTCCGCCGCCGCGAAACCACGCCCGCCGAGCTGCTCGAGGCCGCCATCGCGCGCTGCGAGGTGGTCAACCCGGCGCTCAACGCGGTGATCGTGCCGCTGTTCGAGCAGGCCCGCGCCCAAGCGGCCGGCGCACTGCCCGACGGCCCGTTCGCCGGCGTGCCCTTCCTGCTCAAGGATCTGGTGGCGACGCTGGCCGGCGCGCCGCTGGCCAACGGCTGCAAGGCGCTCAAGCGGCGCGGCTGGCAGCCGCCGCACGACAGCGAACTGGTGGCGCGCTTCAAGTCGGCCGGGCTGCTGATCTTCGGCAAGACCAACAGCCCCGAATTCGGCCTGGTCGGCTACACCGAGCCCGAAGCCTGGGGCGCGACGCGCAATCCGTGGTCGCCGGCGCACACGCCGGGCGGTTCTTCGGGCGGCTCGGCCGCCGCGGTGGCGGCCGGCATCGTGCCGATGGCGCACGGCGGCGACGGCGGCGGTTCGATCCGCATCCCGGCCGGCCACTGCGGCCTGTTCGGGCTCAAGCCCTCGCGCGGCCGCGTGCCGCTCGGGCCGGACCACGCCGAGGCGTGGTGGGGGCGGTGCAGGAGGGCGTCCTGA
- a CDS encoding response regulator, whose protein sequence is MQQDDDLQRSRQRLQAIQQAILTVGRQANGGRDLGEFGELVHRQLQGLMHADNFYIAVYDAESQAICFPYFADQYDAPPSPEQWFPLGEAGDMRTGWVIRHGKPLFLDAEEDRRRAAAAGWSRGKPPEHWFGMPLHGSADEVIGAVVTQSYDAGRVYAEEDKEIFALLASHVAIAIERLMHQQWMDKLIAQRTRELAQEAAERRKGELLNRVFYQIAERATAGDSLYDFLQAVHHLLGELLYARNCYVCLYDARKHVLNFPYYVDERDGDTMQEYDVPFRRGLTEYVLRTGRPQLIDRQRMADLGRTGEITEATGDLTFYSWLGVPMQIRGELGGVLTIQSYEAGHLYDAADADVLSFVANHISSAIERKEAYDALREATLVAENASRLKSEFLANVSHEIRTPMNAVIGMAYLALKTDLTPKQRDYVGKIHKAGNSLLAIINDVLDFTKIEAGKLDVERVEFSLDEVLANVATVTAQKAQDKQLEYLFQIPLNIPRQLVGDPLRLGQVLINLANNAIKFTEHGEIHLGCRLLAHGDDGVRLEFAVRDSGIGMTPAQAAGLFQPFIQADGSTTRKYGGTGLGLAISKRLVNLMGGDIRLDSALGEGSTFYFSVEFGLPAAAPTCLRTLAGALQGKSALVVDDHPLAGEILADALLQLSIGADTASDGAAALAALRAADAAGNPYALVLCDWQMPRMDGLALAQAIRRAGLRQPPQVVLVTAFGREDELGSLEAAGVAGCLTKPITQAGLVGALLPLFAGQDDAVVLPPAAEIRRWAGCRLLLVEDNEINQQIAIELLEAQGFAVDLAGTGREALERLEAQPADHYRLVLMDMQMPEMDGHEAVQHIRRDTRFDRLPVIAMTAHAMVEERERCLREGMQDTITKPVDPELMFRTLAHWLAPGAFEARAAVDEALASGR, encoded by the coding sequence ATGCAGCAAGACGACGACCTGCAACGCTCGCGCCAGCGCCTGCAAGCGATCCAGCAAGCCATCCTCACCGTCGGCCGGCAGGCCAACGGCGGCCGCGACCTCGGCGAATTCGGCGAGCTGGTGCATCGCCAGCTGCAGGGCCTGATGCATGCCGACAACTTCTACATCGCGGTCTACGACGCCGAATCCCAGGCGATCTGCTTCCCCTACTTCGCCGACCAGTACGATGCGCCGCCGTCGCCCGAGCAATGGTTCCCGCTCGGCGAGGCCGGCGACATGCGCACCGGCTGGGTGATCCGCCACGGCAAGCCGCTGTTCCTCGATGCCGAGGAAGACCGCCGCCGCGCCGCGGCGGCCGGCTGGAGCCGCGGCAAGCCGCCCGAGCACTGGTTCGGCATGCCGCTGCACGGCAGCGCCGACGAGGTGATCGGCGCGGTGGTCACGCAGTCCTACGACGCCGGCCGGGTCTACGCCGAGGAGGACAAGGAGATCTTCGCGCTGCTGGCCAGCCACGTCGCCATCGCGATCGAGCGGCTGATGCACCAGCAGTGGATGGACAAGCTGATCGCCCAGCGCACGCGCGAACTGGCGCAGGAAGCGGCCGAGCGGCGCAAGGGCGAGCTGCTGAACCGGGTCTTCTACCAGATCGCCGAGCGCGCCACCGCCGGCGATTCGCTGTACGACTTCCTGCAGGCGGTGCACCACCTGCTGGGCGAGCTGCTGTACGCGCGCAACTGCTACGTCTGCCTGTACGACGCCAGGAAGCACGTGCTCAACTTCCCCTACTACGTCGACGAGCGCGACGGCGACACCATGCAGGAGTACGACGTCCCGTTCCGCCGCGGCCTGACCGAGTACGTGCTGCGCACCGGCCGGCCGCAGCTGATCGACCGCCAGCGCATGGCCGACCTGGGCCGCACCGGCGAGATCACCGAGGCGACCGGCGACCTGACCTTCTACAGCTGGCTCGGCGTGCCGATGCAGATCCGCGGCGAGCTCGGCGGCGTGCTCACCATCCAGAGCTACGAGGCCGGCCACCTGTACGACGCGGCCGACGCCGACGTGCTGTCCTTCGTCGCCAACCACATCAGCAGCGCGATCGAGCGCAAGGAAGCCTACGACGCGCTGCGCGAGGCCACGCTGGTGGCGGAGAACGCCTCGCGGCTGAAGTCCGAATTCCTCGCCAACGTCAGCCACGAGATCCGCACGCCGATGAACGCGGTGATCGGCATGGCCTACCTCGCGCTCAAGACCGACCTCACGCCCAAGCAGCGCGACTACGTCGGCAAGATCCACAAGGCCGGCAATTCGCTCTTGGCGATCATCAACGACGTGCTGGACTTCACCAAGATCGAGGCCGGCAAGCTCGACGTGGAGCGCGTCGAGTTCTCGCTCGACGAGGTGCTGGCCAACGTCGCCACCGTCACCGCCCAGAAAGCCCAGGACAAGCAGCTCGAATACCTGTTCCAGATCCCGCTCAACATCCCGCGCCAGCTGGTCGGCGACCCGCTGCGGCTGGGCCAGGTGCTGATCAACCTGGCCAACAACGCGATCAAGTTCACCGAGCACGGCGAGATCCACCTCGGCTGCCGCCTGCTGGCGCATGGCGACGACGGCGTGCGGCTCGAATTCGCGGTGCGCGACAGCGGCATCGGCATGACCCCGGCCCAGGCGGCCGGCCTGTTCCAGCCGTTCATCCAGGCCGACGGCTCGACCACCCGCAAGTACGGCGGGACCGGCCTGGGCCTCGCCATCAGCAAGCGGCTGGTCAACCTGATGGGCGGCGACATCCGGCTCGACAGCGCGCTGGGCGAGGGCTCGACCTTCTACTTCAGCGTCGAGTTCGGCCTGCCGGCCGCCGCGCCGACCTGCCTGCGCACGCTGGCCGGCGCCTTGCAGGGCAAGAGCGCGCTGGTGGTCGACGACCATCCGCTGGCCGGCGAGATCCTGGCCGATGCGCTGCTGCAGCTGTCGATCGGCGCCGATACCGCGTCGGACGGCGCCGCCGCGCTGGCGGCGCTGCGCGCGGCCGACGCCGCCGGCAATCCCTACGCGCTGGTGCTGTGCGACTGGCAGATGCCGCGCATGGACGGCCTGGCGCTGGCGCAGGCGATCCGCCGCGCCGGCCTGCGCCAGCCGCCGCAGGTGGTGCTGGTCACCGCCTTCGGCCGCGAGGACGAGCTGGGATCGCTGGAGGCGGCCGGCGTGGCCGGCTGCCTGACCAAGCCGATCACCCAGGCCGGCCTGGTCGGCGCGCTGCTGCCGCTGTTCGCCGGGCAGGACGATGCGGTCGTCCTGCCGCCGGCCGCCGAGATCCGGCGCTGGGCCGGCTGCCGGCTGCTGCTGGTCGAGGACAACGAGATCAACCAGCAGATCGCGATCGAGCTGCTCGAGGCGCAGGGCTTCGCGGTCGACCTCGCCGGCACCGGCCGCGAGGCGCTCGAACGGCTGGAGGCGCAGCCGGCCGACCATTACCGGCTGGTGCTGATGGACATGCAGATGCCCGAGATGGACGGCCACGAGGCGGTGCAGCACATCCGCCGCGATACGCGCTTCGATCGCCTGCCGGTGATCGCCATGACCGCGCACGCGATGGTCGAGGAACGCGAGCGCTGCCTGCGCGAGGGCATGCAGGACACCATCACCAAGCCGGTCGACCCGGAGCTGATGTTCCGCACGCTGGCGCACTGGCTGGCGCCCGGCGCGTTCGAGGCGAGGGCGGCGGTGGACGAGGCGCTGGCGAGCGGGCGCTGA
- a CDS encoding methyltransferase domain-containing protein gives MSAIYNNQYSDTNVYGHVVDLCEKYSGTTGIHLDIGCGYGAIAERIKQRGIHYVGVDVDSASLQNLSQRGFETHRIDLQDIDSLQEGLSRILAGRPLACMSIIDTLEHIKNDIQILEVLRSMVEHHPAALIVSVPNVSHRDISFKSLCGRWDYTEAGLLDHTHVIHHTESLLTAMTNKAGWFQVGEADIRMEMSDQHFPKGNLLLSPNTLIGQYLRQIKHQADKNDTVNQLVRAYLPAAPQQQAPVLQDRSSGSDRPFLSVVTRTQGRRCGALRDMLLCLAAQTDQDFELIVVAHKVSVEQQIKIERLIEEQPPYMREKTRLVLVDRVGRAAPLNEGFAAARGRYVAMLDDDDVVFGHWIETFKQMDANDGAGCMLRTVTAEQDIEAVEWRDKSPGLRTVGPIKKSFPSEFDLFAHLTQNFTPIMGWAIPSSVYHELGCRFDETLNTAEDWDFEMRAAFLCGVRSNPEITSIYRKWKKGHSSFSEHSQQQWQRDYERILISMDAEPRLFPAGSTKLIRDQQRWIRKLEQDIAELQTELRRARPQYFIGKSIGAARFVYRGAKKVAKRLGIRRLVKR, from the coding sequence ATGAGCGCCATTTATAACAATCAATATTCCGACACCAATGTTTATGGCCATGTCGTCGATCTTTGCGAGAAGTATTCCGGCACGACCGGTATTCACCTCGACATTGGCTGCGGCTATGGCGCCATTGCAGAGCGTATCAAACAACGCGGCATTCACTATGTCGGCGTCGATGTCGATTCCGCATCGTTGCAGAATCTATCGCAGCGGGGGTTCGAAACGCACCGCATCGATCTGCAGGATATCGATTCGCTCCAGGAGGGCCTGAGCCGGATTCTGGCCGGTCGTCCGCTGGCTTGCATGTCGATCATCGACACGCTGGAGCATATCAAGAACGATATTCAGATTCTGGAAGTGCTGCGCTCGATGGTCGAGCATCATCCTGCTGCATTGATCGTCAGCGTACCCAACGTCTCCCATCGCGACATTTCCTTTAAGTCGCTCTGCGGTCGCTGGGACTATACCGAGGCAGGGTTGCTCGATCACACCCATGTCATTCACCATACTGAGTCTCTCTTGACCGCCATGACCAACAAAGCAGGCTGGTTCCAGGTCGGGGAAGCCGATATCCGGATGGAGATGAGCGATCAGCATTTCCCCAAGGGAAACCTGCTACTGAGTCCAAATACCCTGATCGGCCAATACCTGCGGCAGATCAAGCACCAAGCCGACAAGAACGACACGGTAAACCAATTGGTCAGGGCTTATCTGCCCGCTGCGCCCCAACAGCAGGCGCCTGTCCTGCAGGATCGTAGTAGCGGATCGGACCGGCCATTCCTGAGCGTGGTTACCAGGACGCAAGGTCGCCGCTGTGGCGCCCTGCGTGACATGCTGCTTTGTCTCGCAGCACAGACCGATCAGGATTTTGAATTGATCGTCGTTGCACATAAGGTATCGGTGGAACAGCAGATCAAGATCGAACGCCTGATCGAGGAGCAGCCGCCTTATATGCGGGAGAAGACGCGCCTGGTATTGGTCGACCGTGTAGGTAGAGCAGCACCGCTAAACGAAGGATTCGCCGCTGCGCGAGGCCGATATGTCGCCATGCTGGACGACGACGACGTCGTATTCGGCCATTGGATTGAAACGTTTAAGCAGATGGACGCCAACGATGGCGCAGGTTGCATGCTGCGTACGGTCACGGCCGAACAAGACATCGAAGCAGTCGAATGGAGAGACAAGTCTCCTGGGCTACGTACCGTCGGTCCGATCAAGAAGTCATTCCCGTCCGAGTTCGATCTCTTCGCCCATCTGACCCAGAATTTCACACCCATCATGGGCTGGGCGATTCCGTCCAGTGTCTATCACGAGCTCGGCTGCCGGTTCGACGAGACACTCAATACAGCGGAAGACTGGGACTTCGAGATGAGGGCAGCATTCCTGTGCGGTGTCCGCTCAAATCCTGAAATCACATCCATCTACCGAAAATGGAAGAAAGGGCACTCCTCGTTCTCGGAGCACTCGCAGCAGCAATGGCAGCGCGACTACGAACGCATCCTGATCAGCATGGATGCCGAACCCCGGCTTTTCCCTGCGGGATCGACCAAGCTCATTCGCGATCAACAGCGGTGGATTCGAAAACTGGAACAGGACATTGCAGAACTCCAGACTGAACTTCGCAGGGCGCGGCCTCAGTATTTCATCGGAAAATCCATTGGCGCCGCCCGATTCGTCTATCGCGGGGCAAAGAAAGTCGCCAAGAGGCTCGGCATTCGCAGGCTCGTTAAGCGTTGA
- a CDS encoding RNA-binding S4 domain-containing protein: protein MKRHTFTLSSDYITLDSLLKLLAFAPSGGAAKMMVAEGLVEVDGELETRKTRKLYAGSVVRVAGEEILVQAP from the coding sequence ATGAAACGCCATACCTTCACCCTCAGCAGCGACTACATCACGCTCGACAGCCTGCTCAAGCTGCTCGCCTTCGCGCCCTCGGGCGGCGCCGCCAAGATGATGGTGGCCGAGGGCCTGGTCGAGGTCGACGGCGAACTCGAGACGCGCAAGACGCGCAAGCTCTACGCCGGCAGCGTGGTGCGGGTCGCCGGCGAGGAAATCCTCGTCCAGGCGCCCTGA
- a CDS encoding tetratricopeptide repeat protein, with translation MIEQLEKLLGGPRDGALLRFSLGTAHLNAGAFERAAAYFRDALAQDPRYSAAWKGLGRALADAGQAQAALAAYREGIAVAEARGDKQAAREMTVFARRIERALAAAGPSAAPKEPT, from the coding sequence ATGATCGAACAACTGGAAAAGCTGCTCGGCGGGCCGCGCGACGGCGCGCTGCTGCGCTTTTCGCTCGGCACCGCCCATCTGAACGCCGGTGCCTTCGAACGGGCGGCGGCCTATTTCCGCGATGCGCTGGCGCAGGACCCGCGCTACTCGGCGGCCTGGAAAGGACTCGGCCGCGCCCTGGCCGACGCCGGCCAGGCCCAGGCCGCGCTGGCCGCCTACCGCGAAGGCATCGCGGTGGCCGAGGCACGCGGCGACAAGCAGGCGGCGCGCGAGATGACGGTATTCGCGCGCCGGATCGAACGCGCGCTCGCGGCGGCCGGGCCGTCCGCAGCCCCCAAGGAACCGACATGA
- a CDS encoding MarR family winged helix-turn-helix transcriptional regulator, producing MNDADWLRLDAQLCFRLYAASRAVTRCYQPLLAGLGLTYPQYLVMLVLWEADDLTVKAIGERLSLDSGTLTPLLKRLEQAGLLRRERRAGNEREVRIVLSEAGRDLREQAKSVPPGLMAAMGLSLEEIGALRGLLDKLLAHAGRRKAELPRVGMNSDPRLIDSNRKRLAPGRSGFMPDGDFDRRRCRASSPTCNTTYPDGVGPRVGINSDLPGPAASAPYPPSLSARSPAPRPPPPSPRTRRAPASAPACGTSAPGRPAW from the coding sequence ATGAACGATGCCGACTGGCTGCGGCTCGATGCCCAGCTCTGCTTCCGACTCTATGCCGCCTCGCGCGCGGTCACCCGCTGCTACCAGCCGCTCTTGGCCGGGCTCGGGCTGACCTATCCGCAATACCTGGTGATGCTGGTGCTGTGGGAGGCCGACGACCTGACCGTCAAGGCGATCGGCGAGCGGCTGTCGCTCGACTCGGGCACGCTGACGCCGCTGCTCAAGCGGCTCGAACAGGCCGGCCTGCTGCGGCGCGAACGCCGCGCCGGCAACGAGCGCGAGGTCCGCATCGTGCTCAGCGAGGCCGGCCGCGACCTGCGCGAGCAGGCCAAGAGCGTGCCGCCGGGCCTGATGGCCGCGATGGGGCTGTCGCTCGAGGAGATCGGCGCGCTGCGCGGGCTGCTGGACAAGCTGCTGGCCCATGCCGGGCGGCGGAAGGCTGAATTGCCGCGAGTCGGAATGAATTCCGACCCACGCTTGATCGACAGTAATCGGAAGAGGCTCGCGCCTGGTAGGTCGGGCTTTATGCCCGACGGCGACTTCGATCGGCGGCGCTGTCGGGCATCAAGCCCGACCTGCAACACCACATATCCCGATGGGGTCGGGCCGCGAGTCGGAATAAATTCCGACCTACCAGGCCCTGCGGCCTCGGCACCCTACCCACCCAGCCTCAGCGCCCGCTCGCCAGCGCCTCGTCCACCGCCGCCCTCGCCTCGAACGCGCCGGGCGCCAGCCAGTGCGCCAGCGTGCGGAACATCAGCTCCGGGTCGACCGGCTTGGTGA
- a CDS encoding organic hydroperoxide resistance protein has product MSVQVLYTTAATATGGREGRIESADGVLQAALALPKELGGAGGHATNPEQLFAAGYAACFESAVRFVARQKNVKIEQSSVTAKVGVGPRSAGGFGITAELQVSLPGIDREVAQELIETAHRDICPYSHATRGNVDVQVSLA; this is encoded by the coding sequence ATGTCCGTCCAAGTCCTCTACACCACCGCCGCCACCGCCACCGGGGGCCGCGAAGGCCGCATCGAATCGGCCGACGGCGTGCTCCAGGCCGCGCTCGCCCTGCCCAAGGAACTCGGCGGCGCCGGCGGCCACGCCACCAATCCCGAGCAGCTGTTCGCCGCCGGCTATGCCGCCTGCTTCGAATCGGCCGTGCGCTTCGTCGCCCGCCAGAAGAACGTGAAGATCGAGCAGTCGTCGGTGACCGCCAAGGTCGGCGTCGGCCCGCGTTCGGCCGGCGGCTTCGGCATCACCGCCGAGCTGCAGGTCTCGCTGCCCGGCATCGACCGCGAAGTGGCGCAGGAGCTGATCGAGACGGCGCACCGCGACATCTGCCCCTACTCGCACGCCACCCGCGGCAACGTCGACGTGCAGGTCTCGCTGGCCTGA